One region of Halomicrobium sp. LC1Hm genomic DNA includes:
- a CDS encoding MaoC family dehydratase, whose amino-acid sequence MEYFEELTVGHTESFGRYEVTEDEIVSFAEQYDPQPFHTDADAARESMFGGLVASGWHTAAMTMRLLVDEYIASSRALGAAGVDELRWRKPVEPGDVLTVETEIVETEPWDESRGLVHVAIETTNDEGAPVQTMTALVLWERKEA is encoded by the coding sequence ATGGAGTACTTCGAGGAGCTGACGGTCGGACACACGGAGTCGTTCGGTCGCTACGAGGTCACCGAAGACGAGATCGTCTCGTTCGCCGAGCAGTACGATCCACAGCCGTTTCACACCGACGCCGACGCGGCCCGAGAGTCGATGTTCGGGGGGCTCGTCGCGAGCGGGTGGCACACTGCCGCGATGACGATGCGGCTGCTCGTCGACGAGTACATCGCGTCGTCCCGCGCGCTCGGTGCGGCCGGCGTCGACGAGCTCCGCTGGCGAAAGCCGGTCGAGCCGGGCGACGTTCTGACCGTCGAGACGGAGATCGTCGAGACCGAACCGTGGGACGAGAGCCGCGGCCTCGTCCACGTCGCGATCGAAACCACGAACGACGAGGGCGCGCCCGTCCAGACGATGACTGCGCTGGTCCTCTGGGAGCGAAAGGAAGCGTAA
- the coxB gene encoding cytochrome c oxidase subunit II produces the protein MKRHRVGLVALFGAIVFAALTQPAVAQTSASETSELIWGLNMNLLYVAIPITVLVEGILIYTVWRFSKNDEPLPTMENRRLEITWTVATAIILLFVGVASYQVMAEPMVTAQSTQQLDTSEEPLEVEVVAQKYAWTFNYNGTAANTSQEYSADNRLSNGGTLVLPANRTVRLSVTSTDWLHAFHVPGLALKQDAMPGQHNTIQTRVTETGTYQLYCAEYCGSGHSQMLGEVRVLPQDEYQNWVEDQQSS, from the coding sequence ATGAAGAGACATCGAGTCGGGCTCGTCGCGCTGTTCGGGGCGATCGTGTTCGCCGCCCTGACACAGCCGGCCGTCGCCCAGACGTCTGCCTCGGAGACGTCGGAACTCATCTGGGGGCTCAACATGAACCTCCTGTACGTCGCGATCCCGATCACGGTGCTGGTCGAGGGCATCCTGATCTACACCGTGTGGCGGTTCAGCAAGAACGACGAGCCGCTTCCGACGATGGAGAACCGACGCCTCGAAATCACCTGGACGGTCGCGACCGCGATCATCCTCCTGTTCGTCGGCGTCGCCTCGTATCAGGTCATGGCCGAGCCGATGGTCACCGCCCAGTCGACACAGCAACTCGACACCAGCGAGGAACCACTCGAAGTCGAAGTGGTGGCCCAGAAGTACGCCTGGACGTTCAACTACAACGGCACCGCCGCCAACACGTCCCAGGAGTACAGCGCCGACAACAGGCTGAGCAACGGCGGCACCTTGGTGTTGCCGGCCAACCGGACGGTCCGACTCTCCGTCACCTCGACGGACTGGCTCCACGCCTTCCACGTTCCGGGGCTCGCGCTGAAACAGGACGCCATGCCCGGACAGCACAACACGATCCAGACACGCGTCACCGAGACCGGCACCTACCAGCTGTACTGTGCCGAATACTGTGGCTCGGGTCACTCACAGATGCTCGGTGAAGTGCGCGTCCTCCCGCAGGACGAGTACCAGAACTGGGTCGAGGACCAGCAGTCTTCCTGA
- the cyoE gene encoding heme o synthase codes for MNGRRPRFTTMLAASAVGVYLLVVAGATTSIADAVHACSTWPTCEGPILGDVGLAIAWTHRLLAAAVGALVVGAAVVGVRTGARRRVLGTLAVALALYPVQIALGAFVALNGAGAPFPGAHLATGMAIFAALVGALAWQLEAETGTDDETPVTETIEVPEIDDEPEGPPIGALSTRERITATAFAYFRLMKPRLMWLLCLVAAAGMALAAAHVATGPANPSLATSTILLTLGGGVLAIGASGTFNHVLERDIDKRMDRTSDRPIATHQLPVRNALAFGIALAVASLALFWQVNAIVAALGLAAILFYSVVYTLVLKPNTVQNTVIGGFAGSLPALIGWVAVTGSFDLPGLALAGIIFLWTPAHFYNLALAYKEDYAKGGFPMMPVVRGETETRKHIVYYLGATLIAAGVMVSITSLGALYTVTTALLGAVFLWAVVRLHRERTEQAAFRAFHASNAYLGALLIAIVVDALAV; via the coding sequence ATGAACGGCCGCCGCCCACGGTTCACGACGATGCTCGCCGCGAGTGCGGTTGGCGTCTACCTGCTGGTCGTCGCTGGCGCGACGACTTCGATCGCCGACGCCGTCCACGCCTGTTCGACGTGGCCGACGTGTGAAGGGCCGATTCTCGGAGACGTGGGGCTCGCGATCGCCTGGACCCACAGGCTGCTCGCGGCCGCGGTCGGTGCGCTGGTCGTCGGTGCGGCCGTCGTCGGCGTCCGAACCGGTGCCAGACGGCGGGTCCTGGGGACGCTGGCGGTCGCACTCGCCCTCTATCCCGTCCAGATCGCGCTCGGTGCGTTCGTCGCACTCAACGGCGCTGGCGCTCCGTTCCCGGGTGCCCACCTCGCGACGGGCATGGCGATCTTCGCCGCCCTCGTGGGCGCGCTGGCGTGGCAACTGGAAGCCGAGACGGGGACCGACGACGAGACGCCCGTGACCGAGACGATCGAGGTGCCCGAGATCGACGACGAGCCCGAGGGGCCGCCGATCGGCGCGCTCTCGACCCGCGAGCGCATCACTGCGACCGCGTTCGCGTACTTCCGACTGATGAAGCCCCGGCTGATGTGGCTGCTCTGTCTCGTCGCGGCGGCCGGGATGGCGCTGGCGGCCGCACACGTCGCCACCGGCCCGGCGAACCCGAGTCTCGCCACGTCGACGATCCTGCTGACCCTCGGTGGCGGCGTGCTCGCGATCGGGGCCTCGGGGACGTTCAACCACGTCCTCGAACGCGACATCGACAAGCGGATGGACCGAACGTCCGACCGACCGATCGCGACCCACCAGCTCCCGGTCCGGAACGCGCTGGCCTTCGGGATCGCGCTGGCCGTGGCCTCCCTCGCGCTGTTCTGGCAGGTCAACGCGATCGTGGCCGCGCTCGGACTGGCGGCGATCCTGTTTTACAGCGTCGTCTACACGCTCGTCCTCAAGCCCAACACCGTCCAGAACACCGTCATCGGCGGGTTCGCGGGGTCGCTGCCCGCGCTGATCGGCTGGGTCGCCGTCACCGGGAGCTTCGACCTGCCCGGACTCGCACTGGCGGGTATCATCTTCCTGTGGACGCCCGCCCACTTCTACAACCTCGCGCTGGCGTACAAGGAAGACTACGCCAAGGGCGGCTTCCCGATGATGCCGGTCGTCCGCGGCGAGACGGAGACGCGAAAACACATCGTCTACTACCTCGGCGCGACGCTGATCGCGGCCGGCGTCATGGTCTCGATCACGTCCCTCGGCGCGCTGTACACCGTGACGACGGCGCTGCTCGGTGCCGTCTTCCTGTGGGCGGTCGTTCGGCTCCACCGCGAACGGACCGAGCAGGCGGCCTTCCGGGCGTTCCACGCCTCGAACGCCTACCTCGGGGCGCTGCTGATCGCGATCGTCGTGGACGCACTCGCAGTATGA
- a CDS encoding sensor domain-containing protein, with amino-acid sequence MSLRSRHIQGHSLSSSPVLGVVVRAQTYKNLLYLALTFPLGLFYFTLLVAGVPLGVTLLSVVVGLPVLIGVLVVSDRLLVFERWLACRLLDRSIPLDRDTETDDWRDYVRQPITDLGTWVGIAYLAAKFVVGVVTFVVLTVLFVLVASLLLAPLYYDTTSLGFYLTGPVNFSLSYVVQFWDGAAVITLPFTITSWQVTTLRGALAVSAGGAVLGILSLHLCNLLARVQGWLTTVAIRPRPVDVEFPF; translated from the coding sequence ATGAGTCTCCGGTCCCGACACATCCAGGGACATTCACTGTCGTCCTCGCCGGTCCTCGGTGTCGTCGTACGCGCACAGACTTACAAGAACCTCCTCTATCTGGCGCTGACGTTCCCGCTTGGCCTGTTTTACTTCACGCTGCTCGTTGCCGGCGTTCCGCTCGGGGTCACGCTGCTCTCGGTCGTCGTCGGCCTCCCGGTCCTGATCGGCGTCCTCGTCGTCTCCGATCGGCTCCTGGTCTTCGAACGCTGGCTGGCCTGCCGGCTGCTGGACCGCTCGATCCCGCTGGATCGAGACACCGAGACCGACGACTGGCGCGATTACGTCAGGCAGCCGATCACCGATCTCGGGACGTGGGTCGGCATCGCCTACCTTGCTGCGAAGTTCGTCGTCGGCGTCGTGACGTTCGTCGTGTTGACGGTGCTTTTCGTCCTCGTCGCGAGTCTCCTGTTGGCACCGCTGTACTACGACACGACCTCGCTTGGCTTCTACCTGACCGGGCCCGTGAATTTCTCGCTGTCCTACGTCGTCCAGTTCTGGGACGGTGCGGCCGTGATCACGCTGCCCTTTACCATCACCTCCTGGCAGGTGACGACGCTGCGAGGGGCCCTCGCCGTCTCCGCCGGAGGCGCAGTGCTCGGCATCCTCTCATTGCACCTCTGTAACCTGCTCGCACGCGTTCAGGGATGGCTCACGACGGTCGCCATTCGCCCGCGACCGGTCGACGTAGAGTTCCCGTTCTAG
- a CDS encoding Rdx family protein, translated as MSTVEIEYCVPCGFRQRAIEMSEAILNGCERELDELSLVMGDHGVFRVAVDGETVYDKAEDSAELDEVVRTVRSAL; from the coding sequence ATGAGCACCGTCGAAATCGAGTACTGCGTTCCGTGTGGCTTCCGTCAGCGAGCGATCGAGATGAGCGAGGCGATCCTCAACGGCTGCGAGCGAGAGCTCGACGAGCTGTCGCTGGTGATGGGTGACCACGGCGTGTTCCGGGTCGCCGTCGACGGCGAGACCGTGTACGACAAAGCCGAGGACAGCGCCGAACTCGACGAGGTCGTCCGGACGGTTCGGTCGGCGCTGTGA
- a CDS encoding ABC transporter ATP-binding protein, giving the protein MDEVLVAEDVHRKYGDTVAVDGVSLSLGAGEVFALVGPNGAGKTTLVRALTGTTDAAGRVELFGQSPTAVDRDRIGLLPQDFTPHERLTATELVSYYAGLYDDARSVEDVLADVGLEDDADTWYEELSGGQRRRACVATALINDPDLLVLDEPTTGIDPAGRRSLWRLLSGLADRGVAILVTTHYMEEAHRLADRVGLLADGSLVAVDSPEALVAEYGGQRTLTVGGTFDPSVTQTLDRPAEVGEDRLVVFDVDPAEIGDVIATLDGAGVEYDELAWSEPDLEDAYLELTGDAVRAVQSGAGRPATAVGGEQS; this is encoded by the coding sequence ATGGACGAGGTACTGGTCGCCGAGGACGTACACCGCAAGTACGGCGACACGGTCGCGGTCGACGGCGTGTCGCTGTCGCTGGGTGCGGGAGAGGTGTTCGCGCTGGTCGGCCCCAACGGCGCTGGAAAGACGACACTCGTGCGAGCGCTGACGGGGACGACCGACGCGGCGGGACGAGTCGAACTGTTCGGCCAGTCGCCGACGGCGGTCGACAGGGATCGGATCGGGCTGCTCCCACAGGACTTCACGCCACACGAGCGGCTCACGGCGACGGAGCTCGTCTCGTACTACGCCGGGCTCTACGACGACGCTCGCTCCGTCGAGGACGTGCTCGCGGACGTGGGTCTCGAAGACGACGCCGACACCTGGTACGAGGAACTGTCCGGCGGCCAGCGTCGGCGAGCCTGCGTCGCGACGGCGCTGATCAACGACCCCGACCTGCTCGTGCTCGACGAGCCGACGACGGGGATCGATCCGGCGGGCCGGCGCTCCCTGTGGCGACTGCTCTCTGGGCTGGCCGACCGCGGTGTGGCGATCCTCGTGACGACCCACTACATGGAGGAAGCCCACCGGCTGGCCGATCGGGTCGGATTGCTGGCTGATGGCTCTCTCGTCGCGGTCGACAGTCCCGAGGCGCTCGTCGCCGAGTACGGCGGACAGCGAACGCTCACGGTCGGTGGGACGTTCGACCCGTCGGTCACGCAGACGCTGGATCGACCGGCCGAGGTCGGCGAGGACCGGCTGGTCGTGTTCGACGTCGATCCCGCGGAGATCGGCGACGTGATCGCGACGCTCGACGGGGCCGGCGTCGAGTACGACGAACTCGCCTGGAGCGAGCCCGATCTGGAGGACGCCTATCTCGAACTGACCGGGGACGCCGTCCGTGCGGTCCAGAGCGGTGCGGGTCGTCCGGCGACGGCAGTCGGGGGTGAGCAGTCGTGA
- a CDS encoding ABC transporter permease codes for MSRVGRIGAELTAARKAFLRRRTAVFFTFFFPLLIVVIFGALVQTRPGDGGLFTESPAFYVPGYLAVVVLFTPLSRVGSEVARHRDGNRFEKLATTPLTRPEWLVGQSLVNVGVIGLASLLVLGVMVLLTGASIVVTPATVVLTALFVAVGVALFCGVGALLGSYADSQDGVIAASNGIALPLLFLSETFVPTSLLPGWLPTWLSPLTYFSRGVRAVATRGDVAGGVEHLAVLAAVGVVVFFASALALPRTD; via the coding sequence GTGAGCCGCGTCGGTCGGATCGGTGCGGAACTCACGGCCGCCCGGAAGGCCTTCCTGCGGCGACGGACAGCCGTCTTCTTTACCTTTTTCTTCCCGCTGTTGATCGTCGTGATCTTCGGCGCGCTGGTCCAGACCAGACCCGGCGACGGCGGGCTGTTCACCGAGTCCCCGGCCTTCTACGTGCCGGGCTATCTCGCGGTCGTCGTCCTCTTTACCCCGCTGTCCCGCGTCGGTAGCGAGGTCGCGCGACACCGCGACGGCAACCGCTTCGAGAAGCTCGCGACGACGCCGCTGACCCGCCCGGAGTGGCTGGTCGGCCAGAGCCTCGTCAACGTTGGCGTCATCGGCCTCGCCAGTCTGCTCGTGCTGGGCGTGATGGTGCTGTTGACCGGTGCGTCGATCGTGGTGACCCCGGCGACGGTCGTGCTCACGGCGCTGTTCGTCGCGGTCGGCGTGGCGCTGTTCTGTGGTGTGGGGGCGTTGCTGGGGAGCTACGCCGACTCTCAGGACGGTGTCATCGCGGCCTCCAACGGGATCGCGCTCCCCTTGCTCTTCCTCTCGGAGACGTTCGTCCCGACGAGCCTGCTGCCGGGGTGGCTGCCGACGTGGCTCTCGCCGCTGACGTACTTCTCGCGGGGCGTCCGGGCGGTCGCGACGCGGGGCGACGTGGCCGGCGGCGTCGAACACCTCGCAGTGCTCGCTGCCGTCGGTGTCGTGGTCTTCTTCGCCAGTGCGCTCGCGCTGCCCCGGACGGACTGA
- a CDS encoding DUF420 domain-containing protein, with protein sequence MPVAQLQSRARARPRAVTAVLSLIGYALVAGAFTGTLPLPEISTDAVILLGDAIAVVNFFALCSILAGVYFIRNDAVQKHRAAMLTAFGLIMLFLVLYLTKVGAGFEKEILAEGVVWGAYIAMLAVHILLSAVSVPVVLHAVVLGLTHSPAELRETIHARVGRIAAAAWSLSLFLGLVTYVMLNHIYMWQPR encoded by the coding sequence ATGCCAGTCGCACAACTCCAGTCGCGCGCTCGTGCTCGACCGCGTGCGGTCACGGCCGTCCTGTCGCTGATCGGATACGCGCTGGTCGCCGGTGCGTTCACCGGGACGCTCCCCTTGCCCGAGATCTCGACGGACGCGGTCATCCTGCTCGGGGACGCCATCGCCGTCGTCAACTTCTTCGCGCTCTGTTCGATCCTCGCGGGCGTCTACTTCATCAGGAACGACGCGGTCCAGAAACACCGGGCGGCGATGCTCACCGCCTTCGGGCTCATCATGCTCTTTCTCGTGCTCTATCTCACGAAGGTCGGGGCGGGCTTCGAGAAGGAGATCCTCGCCGAGGGTGTCGTCTGGGGTGCCTACATCGCGATGCTCGCAGTCCACATCCTCCTGTCGGCCGTCTCGGTCCCGGTCGTGTTACACGCCGTCGTGCTCGGCCTGACCCACTCGCCGGCAGAGCTCCGAGAGACGATCCACGCCCGTGTGGGACGCATCGCGGCCGCCGCGTGGTCGCTGAGCCTCTTTCTCGGCCTGGTGACCTACGTCATGTTGAACCACATCTACATGTGGCAGCCGCGGTAG